Genomic DNA from Epinephelus moara isolate mb chromosome 24, YSFRI_EMoa_1.0, whole genome shotgun sequence:
ggctctacatctGGCCGttcattttatcatattttgcaTCAGCCatcgtagttctcctacatgctcggcacatgggagaagtttcagttctgcaaccccacagctagatgccactaaatcctacatactatACCTTTAAATACTCCTTCCTCTTCCCTAGTTCCTCATATCAGCACTACCCAtattcttaaaaaaatgtactgtCCATTAAAAATTCACATCATATTTGCATACTTGTCCAGCTTTCTGCAGGTGCTGCCTGATGATCTGTCTGACAGGAGGTTCCCCCTCTGCAGGAGGACTGGCGTGGACTGTCACGCTTCCCTTTGGCACCCATGGGCTTTTCTCAGGCCAGCCCAGCTCCAGGTCCGGGGCTGGTGTGTCTGAATGGGAAGGGAAGTAGGTGGAACCGAAGTCCTCCATCTCTGAGCTGCCGTCCTCTCCATTCTCCTGTCTTTGCACCTGTACAGGGTTCAGATGGTAGTCCTGAGCCCAGCTGGTGATCTGGCTGACCTCTTCAGTGGACAGGAAGCAGCCGGAGCGCTCTGTGCCTATGGAGCTGTAGAAGGCCTCTGGTCCTGCGTCAAGGAGTCTCTCCACCGCCTGACGCTCCTTCTCACAGTGGAGGAATTCCGGGGAGGACTCGTTCACCGGCAGGAACACTGCATTCTCATCAAGGCTCTGCTCTTTGGAGTTTGACATGACTGCAGCCTTGTGCGTCTCTGGGAATAAGTGCTACCTGTCAAAGTTACTGACTCCTGTTATGTGATGACAAGACAAACCCAGGCTGGCTCATGTCATCTTCTGATCTAGTTAAAGTGATTTCATTCATCCCTCCTGCAAAAACTCACAATATTTCCATGTGTGCACGAGCTGCCCAAGTATAATCTTGGTGCTGCAGACAATCCTTTCTTAGAAATAATCTGGTCAGGGTTCACAAGTCCAGTCTTTGATCTGCAGTCGCCTTTCCCACCACCTCAGGCTGACATAAGAAACAAATGAATGAGTAAAAGTGATCAGTGTCTGAAAAAATCAGTTTGAAGACACAGAAATCAACAATGTGAAACTCACCTACCGGCAGCATGCCTCATTCCTCTGGCTCAAGTCCTACTCAAAAGCTGTCAGGAGCTGCGGCTCCTTGTGTGTTCCCTCCCCTGCATGCAATCTCACCCCTCTTAACCCTTACACTCCTTCTCACCAACATTGTTCTCAGATTCCAGAAATGCTGCGCTGCTGACAGGTCGGTGAGCTGCTCAGACACACGCTCACAATCCCTCTGTGCATCTCTCTGATCTTCACAGCTGCAGAATTTAGATTAAATCATAGTCTTTGTTATTCTGGTTTCAGGTCATACACTTCCTTGACGCGTGTGAGGTGTGTGGCGAATAATATTGCCATGTGTACTTTGTCTAAGAGGCTGCTATTTACCTCACAGTTTCCTTTCTGGACTGGCCCAGCCTGATGGGTAGGTTTGTTGGCGAGAGTAACACGCAACACTGTATCTGACTTCCTCCTTAAGGTGTCAGGTGCAATCACAGTGATTCCTTTTTCATTTCTGCAGAAATACCTTTggataaaaatatgtttgtgaatCCTGATATAACGAGTGTGACCGGCCAGTTTATCAGATCATTATCATGTTCCTCTAGTATTCTGTAGAGAATAGTGCGAGCATACTTCAACAAAGTAAACAGTGAGGGCCACAACATCATGAGTGATTAGAAGACAAAGATGGCGCACCCTTTCGCAAACAGTGTTATGTCAGAGGATTGCACCTGCACTGTGCTGCAGATAaagcacaacaaaaacaggcCTTACACAGATTAAGCCCTTTAAATACAGGAATGCTCTTCAGTAAAGTCCATATCAACCATCAATGTGTTAACTTCTTTAATAAGTAAAcatatacaaaatacaaaaaaacattcaattaCACAAGCACAAGTTATGCATTCATTGCCTTATATTTTATGTAACACATTAATATGAGCTTTGTATCTTACAGCATGACTGTTTTAGTTTTTCTCATCTGGTCTTGAGTGACAGCGTGCCTCACAAAGAGATGCCACCATGATGACATAATGTCTCACATACCATGCGGAACAGTAGGGTGGATACTGAGTCAGAAGTAAAGCAGATTTGTATCATTTTAAAGAGGTATTTCCTTTCTTATTTCCTCTGTTAATTGAAAAGTGATTGAAGTGAGTGAAGCGCGTCACCCTCCTGTCAAGAGGCTTTCCATCCTCTCTGGTTTTGGCTCACTGTTTCTTGCGCAGGTGGACGTACAGGATTCCACTGACCAGGAGGAGAGGGACACACAGCCAAGCCAGGATGAAACAGTAGCCGAAGCGTCCTTTGCTCAGATCTCTGGAGTCGCTTAAGATCTCCTTTCTGTGGAAGGTGAAGATGAGGCAAGCAGCGAAGGCCGTCAAACCTGCAAGAGTGACACATTCAAGTTGGGATCACATTCTCTTATGTCACCCCAGTCATACATATTCTTGGTGTGTACATACTTAACTACACATTACAGGTTATTAATGATGCTTACGTAAACTTTACATAGTAAATAAAATCAGTTCTGAAGACATAACAGTGGCATTGTCCTTCATTTTTCTTCTGGTCAACCAATCACACAACAAAAGAACCAAAACCAACAAGTAGTCTCTCAGTTCTTTCTGACTTCCCTAAGCGGTCTGCGGCACTCAGCCTCAAGCCCACTGGTTCCTAAAGAAGatacaaacatgtttaaaaacagGACTGGCACTGTAGGTTGTAGGAAATGCTGCTTAAACAGGAACAAATAGTGCATTTTTggggggactattttcagctgtagataaatacacatttggttCTCTGgtgagtatttacagcagcagggcAGTGCACGTGGGATTGCTCAAAATTAAACAACGATGTCCATGCTTGTCATAATGAGGGGACATGTCACCTTGTGCAACACTGTGGCTTAGTGTGTTTTCGATGGATTTTAATTAAACAATTGGGGTCTACAGCGCTCAGGCTTTGGATACACAGATAATACCTGTTACTGAGATAAATTCATTGTTGATTTTGATCTTTTCTTGAGATTTATCGACGaagagaaaaatatagaatatagCTAATTTTACCACTTTAAATCTAAACATGAGTAATGAATTACTCTACTGTAATGAATGGTATGGAGAAGTTCCACTGTTGTATACGGTTTCCTGAAGTATTCTATTGTAGTACACAGTAATGTGAAGTATCATATTGTAGAACACTGTATGattttatataaattaaatatctttaacAGTCTGTGAAAAAGCAAAACTATAAAATGCTGTCAggattttatgtgtttaattGAATAAGACTTCAAACACCTGCAAATGCCTGGCAGAGTCCTGTGAAGTAGAAGAGTCCTCCTCTGGACATGGTGAAGAGCTGACCCAGAAAAACCAggaaggagatggaggagaagacCACAGCAAGGACCATGAGGGCCTGGACGGACTGCAGCCAGTCTGGGAGAACAGATCAGAGAATGAGTGGAGGACACTGATGGTGCAAAACTTAAAGATTCAGGCAGGTGCATTATATTCAATATTTAGAAAATTTACCGCTTTCATTGGTAGCAGCACACAACCAGGTCTTTGTGGCATTATCGTGGAAGCAGTTATACCAGAGGTCTGTGATTTCTAAATCATCCCATATCCACCATGactacagaaagaaagacagaacaAAAATGACACCATGCACAAAACCATCAGATAATATGAGAGCATTTTTATGTTTGGCTTTATTTGCATCATAAAGGGATTAACAGTGGCATACTGTAAGAAGAATGACAACACAAGTTAAGATGTGTCTCACCTTCTCCAGGGTGGCGATAAGGAGCATGGCCAAGGTGACCAGGTGCAGCACAACTAGGAATACGAGCAGGAGGACCATGTCTGCTTGAAGATGAGAGACAAGTCTGGTATCCTGCACACAAACAAccatgtgatgtcattttgaTTATAGGATGGTGTCTGTAAAACCCATTAGTGTTAAAtttccagtgtgtaggatttatggggatctattggcagaaatggcatATAATAtaagaaatatattttctttagtgtataatcacctgaaaataagaattgttgtgctttcattaccttagaaagagccatttatatctacatagggagcgggtttATGTCCACAGAATTTGTAATTGTAATgtaaagctgctttattcagtgtttttaccggttttaatcaccaggtccattttcGAGGATGACCTGTTTtggagagacctctgtggataattcggctcccggtaaaaacctcctgagcaacaaaaactgaaggaattctaactgagAGAAGTTTTAGCTTGCTGCATATGTGCAATCCTCAACCCTAGATGCCATtaaattcccctaaatcctacacatttgTCCGTCAACACTGGCTGCTCCACATGGAACCAAACAGCTCTGTAGTCAAAGAGACACCATTTGCCACCGCTGACCATTGTCCCTTTCATCCATGTCATTAAAATGACCCTCAGATTTCCAATGTCAGTGGCCTGAAACAGTGgactctctgtctgcctctcgaGGAAACTGAGTGCTTTCATCATGCAACTCAACATCTGATGATCTCTGCCCATTTATCAGGCCGCGAGCATGCCAAACAGACAGGGGAGGGgggtttctctctgtctccagagCCTGTCCAGTCCCTGAGGAACACATCACAACATCAGCTCCCTGTAACCGCTGTAAACAAGGAGTCTGAAATTGCTATCTACCAACGGTATGATATACTGCGGTGTAGCTATGAATCTGGGTACAAACTTTATACCTACAGTGTAAAAGATTACAATGTTTACATGCATTACTAATATATCCTTGTTTCCGATGAAGCATTTTTCTGAGTAAGACGTGGGGTATGTCGGTActattcaggttttaggagcattctttgggaCACATGCATTCAAAATATCTCCTCATATTACCTCACAATTGGGATTTTTATGGCCTCTTGCCATCTTGTTTGTTGTCATGGATATGTTGTACACAAAACAATCAGCCAACAGTGTGTAaggctggggtagagatgcatgcccacaagaaaagcccacatttctggtcaaaagaagaaacacacctacttctAAATATTGAAAGACTTGCACAATTACAGGTTTTTAAATGAACGACGACCTCTACAAGAAAGTGGTTACATGAATAAAAGAGGAGGGTTGTGTTTGCACGGTCCAACAAGTCCGCCAACTGTggaaactttaaaaaaatccaatgcAAAAGCAGCTCCAGCCATCCTACTTTCCCATATTTTCACATGATAAATGACACGTTAGGGCACATTAATTGGAGTACACACAGCTGCATGCAAACAGTattattagtggaatattcattttcattagacATATAAACAGCTTAgcaggaatattgtctttttcagaatacgggcaaaaaacttttgtttgttctgtgtcATTCCACTTGAGGTTCAATATGAAACACCTACAAATTCACTCccctttccttctttctctccctttcacacACATTCCCAAGTGATTCACACCAAAGAAAAGCTATTGTAAAAAAGGGATTTAAGTCAACTGGCAACAGCTCTGAATAAGTGATGGATGACTCAATGATTTGATTCACTTTTTCCAGCAAAGACATTTTTGAGGACATGAGCAAAAAGGGGAAATCACATTATTAAGTAAAACTTTTTGGTTTCAGTTCCCCTAGGTAACTAACTactagaataaataaaaacagaatgtgcATTGTGGCATACTTATGTACAACACAGACTAAATAAGGAATTATCCTAAAACATGGATAAAGTGCTGTGTACTGTGTTCTACTACattatgtattttgtttttctgataaaaACTTGTCTAAAAACatcaaaactgtgttttttgtttttgtggccaCAAAGAGAGACCGCTGCCTGGTCTCACAAATCACTGAATCCCTTTTCAGACACAAGTGCTGGGTGTAGACTTTCCCTTTTCCCTAAATGACCTTCCCACAACTGTACAGTGCACTTAGACTTTTAGGAGTTGGGAGgctattcttcttcttcttgcacATGTTTGCCTTTCCCAGCCAGCTCTGCCCATAGAGGGAAAACCACTGTTGCTATTAGATTGTGGACAATTCAGAGAGGCATGTGTGTGATTGTATACTACTACATCTGGTTTACATAAGGGTTTGAGATGACTGGCACAGTCAGAACGAAAgaaatgactgcagacattGCACGTACTGTGGAATGCACAGAACAGGAAAGCATCctcataaatgtttaaataatatCATCAAGGGCTGTTTTGTTAGCATTAAATCATATTTGGTGATCTGCAACTCATTAGACAAGTGTTGCCTCATACTAAGCTGTATGTGAAAATCCATTTCTGTTtagtcaaacaaacaaagttcTCACCCTTTAGCTTCAGCGGCTGTCGGTCCCCTTCAGTGATCGTCTCTGATTTGTTTTCCCAGTTGTCGCTGTCTTCCCTTTGCGCTCTTTTTGTCCTGACAGACCGTTTTAGCTCCAAAACTTTGAGAGAAGGGTGCAGAGGAGGAATGTGGAGTTAGATATAGGAGGAGTTCTCAACACCCATTTCCTCTAAAGTTCCCTGCCCTCCCCCTCAAAATCTGTGGTCTGGACCAACTCAACACCAAAAATAACATTCCTCTAGACCTGCGTGAAAACAGGACATTTCCTCAAAAGCTGTAGCGCAGATACCCAGTCTGCATTgatattcaaaacaaaatatgatgagGTAATGTATGCTTAAATCCATTACTCAGACAAGCAGAATCACACAGTTGAAACCTACTGTCATAACTCTAACCGTGCTAGGTGTGGCTGCCCTGTGGTTAAATTTTATATCATTATGGCTACATTTTTGTGCTAGTGCTGCACGTGTACTCTGTAAGCTGTTCATCCATCTGTGCAGCCTGGCATGAAGACCACCACAGTATTACCAGAGTGAGGTGATTGAAAGGCAGGAAGTGAGGGCTGATTACTGCCCACTTTAGACTGTAAGTGTGCAGGAAATCTCAGACCACCcaagacacaacacacagcGTTTAATCCTACATTTAATCCCCCAAAAGAATAATCGCATAGATATTCTGTTTCAGTAACTGATAGTggttacaataaaaataaactttattttccaATCAGGGAGGGAGTTTATCTCGTGCAGAAGATCATATAAGCTATGCAGTAACAGCAATACAATGtaagataataaaaacaacacatcacaAGTGATTTACATGCCACATAAACTAATGCCGCAAGTTACATTCCAGCTGTTGACCTTTATTACAGGTCATACCCCGTTATCTCTCcgcctgctgcctctgctgcctcCCCTCTGCATCTACAACTATCCAATACAGTTGacaatgcccaaaaaatattcttaaaaagAAAATCCCCCAGCTATATTTTAATGCCGTTTATTCTTTATATTGATTACACTTGCAGATAGGTTTATTTACACCCCTTAACAAGAGCAACAATGGAGGTCTATACCAGATTACGAGTAGTATTtccttaaaggagcagtatgAGAGGCTACTAATGCTAATAACGTGAACAGCACTGACAGACCTGATGGTGTTAATGTGGGGGGAAACGAGAGGGTGGGTGCTATGCTTCCTCGATGATGTCTCAGGACAGCATTGTCAGGGGCTGTATGAGTGCAGTTCAAAGCAGTGGCAATTAACAACCCATGAGACACACTCACAGGGACTCATATGCACAAATAATGTCAAAGCAAGAAAGGCTCACCCATGCCTTTATTTCTAGTAGGTTAGATTACTGCAACGGTGTGTTTGTAGGCCTTTCAAAACAAGCAGCAGCTTCAACTTATTCCGAATGCCGCTGCCGGGGTCCTGACAAAATTTAGAAAACATGACCACATTACTCCAGCTCTGAAATCCTTACACTGgccacctgtcactcagagaactgattttaaaatctttacaCTTGTGTGTAAATCACTCTGTGGCCCAGCGTCCAAAtatatctctgacatgcttgtgaCATATGAACCTTCTAGGACTCTTGGGACATCTGGGGCCGACCTACTGACCGTCCAAAAGGTGAATACAAAACATGGTAAAGCAGCGTTTTGTTATCATGCAACACAAACTGGGAATAACCTCCCAGATGATGTTAGACACACCCTGCCTCTgaccacttttaagtcaaagctaaacacattctttttttacactgcctactccaccctgtaatgactgcaaacttatttttaaactcacttttaaattatcttaaataatctttttatcCTTGAACCTATTGTCatcatttagtaattaatttgaccttttatatgttttctctttactcttttaaaaaaaatctgtacattttatcatgttttatattttattgctctgtaaagctaATTTGAATTGCCTCAGTGTATGAAAtttgct
This window encodes:
- the emp3a gene encoding epithelial membrane protein 3 gives rise to the protein MVLLLVFLVVLHLVTLAMLLIATLEKSWWIWDDLEITDLWYNCFHDNATKTWLCAATNESDWLQSVQALMVLAVVFSSISFLVFLGQLFTMSRGGLFYFTGLCQAFAGLTAFAACLIFTFHRKEILSDSRDLSKGRFGYCFILAWLCVPLLLVSGILYVHLRKKQ